ATcagcttttatttttttgagagtCATCAGCTTTTATTTATTCGGTAGAAGGTGCGTGGCTTACAAAGCCACTAGTAAAAAGTGGCCTTGCACATTTGTACCAACCAGATATTCAAATTTTAACCTTCTCTAACAATTGAAATATTGAATACAAGCACATATGTTCAAAAAAAATCAGGTCAAAGAAAGGTACAGTTTGGGCCGGGCAATAGACCACGAGGCGCCGACACATAGGCCTACGGAAGAAGGGGAGAGAgatgtgttttttattttatccaaCGCTTTTTTTGGGATAGTTGCATTTGAGTTAGGTGAATAAACTAAGCACTCAATGGTTTCCACAGAGGGAAAAAGGCAAGGCTTTTAGGCTGTGGATACTGGATAGTTAGGATTTTAGGGCTATAGGTGGGAGAACCAGAATATACTCTTAGCGTGCAGTGGGGGATCTAGGATTTTAACTTAGGGTATGCCAAATTAATACTTCAATATATAATTTGGTAAAATATAGTAATGAacaatttgataaaaaaaataaaattttccaAGCAATTTGGTACACAAGCGTAAATAACAAAAAGCATGGTAACAGATTTTAATGATCTCTTAACATCTAAAATTGCAGAACGAAAAGATGAGAGTCAGGCATGGCTGCTAGGTTGCCATAACCACATTGAATTGAATAAGTACTCTCCGGTGACCCAGCCGTTTCTCCAAATCAGAAATCTAGCAAACTTTACAACCAtagtttttttgaaacaataCAACCATAGTAACATGCGAGATTGCGAGTTGTACCTTGTCAAAAGAAGACTGGAAACTGATAGAACATATGCAATTCAATCGGTGGTGGTCACTAGTCAGTTAATCACCAGTACcaatgcaaatatgcaaagatTCCGATCCCGTCAGCGGAAGCATGCAAACCAACAGACGCGTTCACGTTTTACTAGTTGAGGTAGCGTGTGGGTTCTAATCCAGCATGCACTCAAAagcaaaaagcaaaaaaaaaaaaaaattgggcacGGACGCTGATTGGCGGTGAGTACATATGGGCTAACCTGCTGGATTGGCCGGATTGCAGGGCATGCCGTGGCCCAACTGGCATACCGCCCCTGCCCTATGGCGTGGCGGGGTTGGCGACCCCGAGCCCTACGGGAGTGGTACTACCATGGTTTACAATCCCGCTCGGAAACCGCCGggaaccggatttttttcccgttcCCGGAACTGGGCGGGAGCTGGTTCCCGGCGGGTTTTCGGGGAAACCCgtttcaaaattttgaaattcaaatttttttataaaaaattagaaaaaaatgataaaaaactaCACTTCCTTATGAGTTCACTGGTATAGTTCTTGACGAAATCTAAGGTTGTTTTATTGGGCAAATGATCGATTTGGGTTTGGACCCTTTAACGAACCCGAACCCTGTAACTGATACCCCCATCCCTATCCACATTTCACTCCCAGGTGGCCTGAAGCCAGTTGACGAGCCGCTCGTGTCCTGAAGCCAGTTGACGAGGCGCACGACGGCCAGAAGCACTTTCTCCAAGCGCTTGCTTCCTTCCCTGTGCGCGGGAGAGGAATCCCGCCGCCTATGCGCGGAATCCCGGCAGCGAAACGCAGTTTCTCGCCGAGAGGAGGCGGATCCCGAGCTCCACCGGCCGGCCGCGAGCGTCCCGTAGCGAGATCCGGATTTCCCGAGCAGATTTCAGTGGATCCCGAGCGGAAAGCGCAGACAACGACGCGGGAAGGGTGAGGACTCTGGTTCTTTTACGATTCAAGGTGTCGATCTGCTAAGCAGTGGTTGTTTGATGGTTGTATTAGTTATAGGCAGTGCTAGAGGACTATACATTATCTTGCAAAATGTTAGGTGCATAATGATGGTTACATGCATGTAATCCTATTTCTATGCCACGTGACTTGACTTTGCTAAATGACTTGTATTTATAAGACGCTATATGTGTAAAACTTATGCTGTGACATGTCTATATATGTGTGtgacatgtatatatgtatctcTAAGCCTCCTGTAGTTATTGCTTTACAATGCAGAGTTGCATATATATTgactttgtttttgttttgcacCCTTCTAGGTGAATGGCGGGGCGAGCGGACCAAGTGTGGGAGCATGGAGAGAAGATAGGCTCCGGCTGGAAGTGCAAGTATTGCCGTGAGGCAAAGGCTGGTGGAGGGGCAACAAGGCTAAAGGAGCATTTGGCCCACCGAGGTAACGATGTGAAGGACTGTCCTTCAGTCCCTAAAGAGGTGAAGGCTTTCTTTGCCCGTGAACTTGACAAGataaaggagagaaagaggGAAAGGGAGCGACAAAGGCATAGAAGCACAGCGGCAGCTAGAACTCAGTACGTTGACCTAGAAAATGAGGACGATGATCCTGAATTACAAGCTGCCATCCATCAATCAAGGGAGGAGTATGAGTTCAGAGAAAGAGCTGGTGCACGATACGAGAGGGGTGGTGGCTCTGGATCGGGCCAAGCGGGACCGCTCCCTAGGATGTTAAGAAGGAGTCAGACACAAGTGCCAGAGCGGGTAAAGGACTACCATCTTGCTTCTAGCTCTGGACCGCGCCAACAAAGGATAGATACGGGTCCTTGGACCAGCAAGGGGAGGAATGCAAAGCAAATTCTTGGGAGGGCATGGGCGAAGGCATGCCATGCCATTGGTATACCTGGTAGGAAAGTAGATGACCCGTACTTTAGGGCGGCCATCATAGAGACGCAGAAACAAGGTATGTTGTGTGTGGATACGTGTGGATATACATGTCATATGATACAGCAGTCGTGTTTCTATGGTACTTAGTTGTTGTCAATTTCTTGCTTTATAATAGGTACAGGGATCGCAATACCAATTGGAAGGGACATTGATGGAAAGTACTTGCAAGAAAATGTGAACGAGATTAAAAAAGAGATGGAGAAGTGGAGGCGATTTTGGCCTGAGTATGGTGTCACTATCATGTGCGATTCGTGGACGGGCCCTACTCGCAAGAGTGTCATCAACTTCTTGCTTTATTGCAATGGGACTATGTATTTTTGGAAGTCTATTGATGCGACTGGAGTATCACAGGACCATCAATTCATACTGAAGGTATGTGGCTGGTGTGGAGTATTCATTTTTCTTAGTTTTCTTAAGCCGCATGCTTATCGATTCTTTGAAAATGCAGGAGATCAAGAAAGTAGTGAGCCATGTGGGGCCAGAGAATATTGTTCAGATCGTCACGGATAATGGCTCCAATTACAGGAAGGCATGTAAGCTGCTGAGTAATGAGTTTCGGCATATCGCGTGGCAGCCATGCCTTGCACACACGATTAACCTCATGTTGAAGGACATTGGAAAGTGGCCTGAACATGAAGCAATGATTGAGAGTGCCCAAAAAATTTGCAGTTGGTTCTACAACTCAAACAGTTTGCACCACATGATGAAGACTGCCATTGGTGGCGAGTTAGtaaaatggaatgcaacaaGATTCGGAACGAACTACATGTTTCTTGAGAGCTTTCTTAGGAAAAAGGATCAGTttatggcatggatggtctctgCAGAGTTTAGAGCAACACGCCATTTTGATTCTCCTGCCGGTAGGTATGCATTCAACAACTTGACAACACTTCAATGGTGGGACAGCATGCAGAGTGTTCTAGATGATGTCGAGCCTCTATATATGTTCTTGAGATTTGCTGATCAAGACAAGGTTCCAACTTTAGGTGAAGTGCTCATGGAGTACCAACACTGTAGGCAGACATATGCAAGCAAATTTTCAAATGATGGTGCCCGATTTGACAAGATCACGGATGTTATCACTTCAAGGCTAGCTACTGTAATGTTGGGCACATATGTGCAGACTGCTTGTGCCTTGCATCCATACGTCAATTATGCTGTCGGGACGACGGCAGATGTTTTGGAAGATCTTCGAAAGGGACTTGAAAGGATGTTTGACACTAGCACAGCGGCAGCTGCACTCCATGAGTATGAGTTATTTAGAAACAAGGCTGGTCAGTTCTCAGGGGACCTTACTAGGAGAATGGCGGTTGATCGAAGCACATCACCATCTAGCTGGTGGTCCATGTTTGGCTCAGATACGCCAAACCTTCAAAGAGCGGCAACACGGCTTCTCTCCCAATGTGTATCATCCAGTGGCTGTGAACGAAATTGGAGTACGTTTGCATTCATCCACACAAAGCTTCGTAACAGACTCAGCTATAGCAAGCTACATGATTTAGTGTTTGTAAACTACAATCTCCGACTCCGTATCCAACGTGCATCAGCCACCGTAGAGCCAAGTGAATATGATCCTGCTAGCAGTTTCATGGACCTCTCATTGTATAGGCAACATAGCGCTATTCGGGAGTGGATGGAGAAAGGGAGATCCAATGGACCACCCACTCTGGATGAGGATTCTGATTATAGTGACTCTCCAATCCCTAGTCAGATGTTCACCTCCCTAGCGCATGATGGTGATGAATCACCATTGGATGTTACTGGTTGGGCGGAGAAGAATATAGGCGACACCCATTTTGGAAAGAGAAAGTCTAAAGTTGGCCCGGctcaaaaacaaagaaaaaaatgtagaaGAAATgacgaagaggaagaggaagaaattAGAAGTGAGGACACTACGCCTGAGCCAACGGGTGATGACTACAATGAAAATGACaatgatgacgacgatgacgacgacaccGATGATGGTGGCAGTGGTGGTGGTGAGACAGCCAGAGGGACTAGTGCGGTTGGAGGGAGCAGCGGTGGCCATTCAGGTGGAAGGCCTATTAGATTTACTGGAGAGAGCCATTTCACACATGCCACACAGGATGAAGACCATGGAGCACCCACTTCACAGAGACAGACTAGAAGCTACCGAAGACAATCCACACCCCATGAATATGATAGCTCTAGCTCTCTTAGCTCCACCAGTAGCTACCCTGCCGTACCATCATACCCATATCCATACCCACAGCCATACCCATACCCACAGTCGTATCCATACCCTCCACCAGATCCATACGCACAACCTTATGACCCTCGGCTGCACTCATTGCATATCATGTATGACTATCTGTCTGGGGCACATCATGAGTACAAGGAAGCTGAATGAACTATTTCAATTCGTGTGATGTCATGGTATGAATCTTGTATGGACAAATAAATATTAGAACTTGTATGCCATATTTCTATCCATGGACTTGTATTGTAATATGTACTAAACATATTGTATGGAATGCACTTCGGACTTTTATTAATATGGTCGATTTGGTTTGACCAATTGCTTTAGGTACCATGCAATTTGGACTACGCATTTTATTGTTTTCTTAGGTGATATGCATGTGTTTTATATCTTTGATGCAATGCTTTGCTTTTTATGTATGGAATATATTTATGTGTACATGTTACGTGGAGATACTGCCACAATTTATCGTCATCCACTGTGCAATCTAATTTTCCAGTGGTAAACACGGTTTCCTGTCCGGTTTGCTCCGGTTTCCGACCGGGAAACTCTGGTAACCGGTTTTTGAATTTGAAGGTGCATCCCGTCCGGTATCCAGCGGTTTCCGACGGAAACCGGCTAATTTCCCGTTCCCGGATGCCTCCGGGATAGTGTCTCCCGGCGGTAAGTTAAACCCTGGGTACTACTGGGATGGTTGCCATCCACCCAGCCCGACGGGTTGCCTTCCCCCGGCCGGCTCATCTTCATCCGGTGCGTGGCGAGCTGAtgtgccccggcggcggcctgcccgAGCTGCCACCCACGGCCGTCCTCCGCTGCCGCATCATCACGCAACAACGGCCTCGCGGCGAGGATCACGCCGCAGCACTGCATCAGCAGCACGGCCACCACAacgaccctcgccgccgccgccataggAGTAGATCGATCAGATGGCCTGCTCTATATGTTGCAAGTGATGTATGTTATTGCAAGCAGATCGAGCgtggcttgcttgcttgctagcTAGTGGATCGATCGGAGCATGCGTCCGTAAATGCTCGCTCGTTGGATTATGAACTGGCCCGGCTGGTTTGTTTGTTGGCGGGAATCGGATGCCAAGAATGCCGCGCGAGGAGATCGCAGAGCGGGCAGGCGGCGAGACGGCGCCGACGACGGCCGATCGCGTCACCGCGGCCGCACGCGTGGAGGATGCGCGCGCTCCCCGCTGTCTGTCTAATGTCTTAATGTTTAGTGATGGCTAGATTTGAACCTGATACCTAACTTTAGGATAAGCTGCTAGTTGCCTCTAGTTGTTCAAAGTATTGTACATTCTAGAATCATAAGTGTTAAAAGATTTCGTCTAGAATTTGATCACCTCATCAGCCTTACCTTTTTATCAGCCATGCTAATGTCTTGCCGACTGCCCGACTCCAGCACATCGACCGAAGCGTCTTCCACGGGGAAtgcccggcggcgcgcgcgcgcgtgcgtccGGGAGCGATGGAAATAGAATCGGATGCCAAGAATGCCAAGCATGTTGGCGGCGAGACGGCGCCGACAACGGCTGATCGCGTCACCGCGGACACACGCGTCCGTGCCCATCGGCTGTAGTGTGATATCGGTACTTCTCTAAGTAACAGCCAGCACAAAAGTTTTGAGACGTAAACACAGCTATAAGCCTATAATGTAAACGAGTCCTCAAATAGCAATAGAAAATGATATCCTGTCCGGAATCAGATGCACCACGGTCTAAATTGCTTTTCAGCATGTACTTAGTCAATCGCTTTCAGTGTAGCAGACCAGATAATTCATACCTTCCTCTTTTTTAATTTATCGGTTTAGCTTACCAATAATAGACAGTAACGAGCCGATCAATTATATCTCTTTCTCCTTTGGCTAATTCTGCCAGCTGATCGGCTTAGCTTAACATATAAACAATACGCCGATTAATTACTCGAGGAGCTTGCTTATCTCAAATTACAGCCGATTAGGCCAACCATCGTTTCCACCGATGACTCGATCCATCATAGCATAGGAAATAACCAATGAGAGATTTCAAGAGAGCTGTTCCCAAAGAACCGAATCGGCCCACTATGTGAAAACACCTCATTAGAGACGTGTCTAGATAGTCATTAGTGACGTGGAAAAAACGCGTCACTTACATCGGGTCTGTGATAACAGCATATCACAGACACGGAAATCCGCATCTGTGATATGGACACTTCAGAGACACGTCTAGTCAAAATGCGTCTCTAATGCAGGTCATCAGAGACGCGGCTGGTTGAAACGCATCTCTGATGACCCACATCAAAGACACTGATGTAAGAAAATGTTTTTGTgatgatgaaataaaaaaccaaaaaaaaaacaggataTAAAATAGATCTTATTTACATCACAAATACATAGGTTCTATCCATATGTACATTACAGATACACATATACAATCTGTTGAAGTCATACATATTAACTACTATCTCTAAAGTCACCACAATTATCTAATCTGCAGCCTTATTTCCAAACAAGTATATGCCAACATACAAGTATGAACAAAAGTAAGGTTGATGCCGACTCCACTTCCCAGTTGAGGCACTCAGGTTCAGCTCCTTGGTGTGCACTCAGGTTCAGCTCCTTGGTGGCCGAGGCATCCACTCTACATGCGTTCGGGGTCATGGTGATCCATATGTTAGTTTCAGTTTAGTCATGTTATACAGTCTATGTTTTTAAAGCGGACAATGTCATGACTCAAAAAATTTTAAACACAATTAACATGTTAACCCACATCTTCATGAGCATCAGTAAGGAAAAGGGAGCATCATGTGAATATGTGTTTTGTTTTGAATTTAATTTGGTATGTATTTGAATCTGTGCTTGTTAAGAAAGTTCAAATTTTGTTACGCAACTTGGCCCCCAAAAATTTTATTCAAATACTAGATTTCAAATGatgatttaaaaatatttttgcaagatTTTATGACCTTTGGACCGAGCCACAAAATTCTAGAGAATTTCAAAAGTAGtctctttgttctttttgttgcgACCAAATTACAAAAGCTTTTGGAGTTATTCTTATTGCATTGTGTTCTTGGTGATTTTATCTATCTCCAATAAAAATTTGGTGAGCCTGGGATCACCTTCGTTTCGAATTTCAAActtgtttctttctttttcctcgcccgggcccacccgtcagcctcctcctctccttctctcCGCTCTGCTCGGCACGCACGCGTCGCCACGCCGCCAGCCAACCTCGCGCCATGCACCGGCCATCCTCGTGTGCCGTGCCGCCCCCTCGCTCCTCTGCTCGCCCTTAAGGCCCGACGGCCTCTttcccctcaaaccctagcacATTCGTTCCCCAATCTGCCatagccgccgccacccccgagCTCCGTCGCCGCTGTGGTTCGCCGCCCTCAGTGAACCCCTCACCGATTCCTCGCGGGAGCAGCTTCCCCTCCCTCTACTCCTTCGATTCCGGCCCTCACCCGGCTCCCTCCTCTCCTGCAGGGCCTCCCCGAcgagcgccgtcgtccgccgccgcccaacgccGTCGCGCAGCCCGTTC
The nucleotide sequence above comes from Panicum virgatum strain AP13 chromosome 3K, P.virgatum_v5, whole genome shotgun sequence. Encoded proteins:
- the LOC120701071 gene encoding uncharacterized protein LOC120701071; this translates as MAGRADQVWEHGEKIGSGWKCKYCREAKAGGGATRLKEHLAHRGNDVKDCPSVPKEVKAFFARELDKIKERKRERERQRHRSTAAARTQYVDLENEDDDPELQAAIHQSREEYEFRERAGARYERGGGSGSGQAGPLPRMLRRSQTQVPERVKDYHLASSSGPRQQRIDTGPWTSKGRNAKQILGRAWAKACHAIGIPGRKVDDPYFRAAIIETQKQGTGIAIPIGRDIDGKYLQENVNEIKKEMEKWRRFWPEYGVTIMCDSWTGPTRKSVINFLLYCNGTMYFWKSIDATGVSQDHQFILKEIKKVVSHVGPENIVQIVTDNGSNYRKACKLLSNEFRHIAWQPCLAHTINLMLKDIGKWPEHEAMIESAQKICSWFYNSNSLHHMMKTAIGGELVKWNATRFGTNYMFLESFLRKKDQFMAWMVSAEFRATRHFDSPAGRYAFNNLTTLQWWDSMQSVLDDVEPLYMFLRFADQDKVPTLGEVLMEYQHCRQTYASKFSNDGARFDKITDVITSRLATVMLGTYVQTACALHPYVNYAVGTTADVLEDLRKGLERMFDTSTAAAALHEYELFRNKAGQFSGDLTRRMAVDRSTSPSSWWSMFGSDTPNLQRAATRLLSQCVSSSGCERNWSTFAFIHTKLRNRLSYSKLHDLVFVNYNLRLRIQRASATVEPSEYDPASSFMDLSLYRQHSAIREWMEKGRSNGPPTLDEDSDYSDSPIPSQMFTSLAHDGDESPLDVTGWAEKNIGDTHFGKRKSKVGPAQKQRKKCRRNDEEEEEEIRSEDTTPEPTGDDYNENDNDDDDDDDTDDGGSGGGETARGTSAVGGSSGGHSGGRPIRFTGESHFTHATQDEDHGAPTSQRQTRSYRRQSTPHEYDSSSSLSSTSSYPAVPSYPYPYPQPYPYPQSYPYPPPDPYAQPYDPRLHSLHIMYDYLSGAHHEYKEAE